The following are encoded in a window of Flavobacteriales bacterium genomic DNA:
- a CDS encoding T9SS type A sorting domain-containing protein, with translation MLDLAQPSGGTWSGPGVVGDVFTPPGPGSFVLTYTILEPCEQQAQTTIEVFGTPTIELVSGDIANSCGTDPLLYTADPPGGTWSGLAGPGGVVDRSCAMRPAAGQVLYTFSAANGDCIGSAGVILDLKACVAIDLGPDIELCSNADTLVVTLLPPFNGGADLDGDFDLVLYTPNPPGPPVPTGYFSPGKPAGIYTLTGMRTAANQCPGYDTLLVTVVAAPEVDPGVYGPACSIDGPITLEGDPAGGTWSGTGVTGDQFDPATGTQTIVYTVTEGICTTIGSVSIEVEEPTIWYADQDGDGLGDPAVQVLACEQPDGYVPNDLDPCPFLPFMSPGDACDDGDPSTGNDTVDVNCACVGVMIDCNGEAGGTAFLDNCGDCVGGNTGDVACEADCNGDFGGTAFLDNCGVCVGGNTGELPCVADCNGDFGGTAFLDNCGVCVGGNTGELPCVADCNGDFGGTAFLDNCGDCVGGNTGELPCVADCNGDFGGTAFLDNCGDCVGGNTGELPCVADCNGDFGGTAFIDNCGDCVGGDTGLAPCADDCLGEPGGDAEVDACGVCYVGGATNPSWNSTCADCVGVPYGPAQIGTPCDDDDPNTENSYWTDDCNCDIGTGHGRHDNRWSGVSIFPNPSPGFFIIRFNDLQLDQIEMSVYNSMGQIVKAPYQIVGSSEGLLNLEGVPSGLYYLRLLHAKGVRTYEIVIQR, from the coding sequence GTGCTTGACCTGGCGCAACCATCCGGTGGAACATGGAGTGGCCCTGGTGTGGTGGGTGACGTCTTCACCCCGCCCGGACCAGGGTCATTCGTCCTTACCTACACCATACTGGAGCCTTGTGAGCAACAGGCCCAGACCACGATCGAGGTCTTCGGTACGCCTACGATCGAATTGGTCTCGGGCGATATTGCCAATAGCTGCGGCACCGATCCGCTGCTGTATACCGCCGATCCACCGGGAGGCACTTGGTCGGGCTTGGCAGGGCCAGGCGGTGTGGTGGATCGCTCTTGTGCCATGCGTCCGGCTGCTGGCCAAGTGCTCTACACCTTTTCTGCTGCCAACGGGGATTGTATTGGGAGCGCAGGTGTGATCCTGGATCTGAAAGCTTGTGTTGCCATAGACCTCGGGCCTGACATCGAGCTATGCAGCAATGCGGACACCTTGGTCGTGACGTTGCTGCCGCCCTTCAATGGTGGTGCCGATCTGGATGGGGACTTTGACCTGGTGCTGTATACCCCCAACCCTCCGGGTCCGCCGGTGCCTACTGGTTATTTCAGCCCTGGCAAACCAGCTGGTATCTATACGCTCACGGGTATGAGGACCGCTGCCAACCAGTGTCCCGGATACGATACGCTGCTGGTAACAGTTGTGGCCGCACCTGAGGTGGACCCTGGAGTCTACGGGCCAGCATGTAGCATTGATGGGCCGATAACGTTGGAGGGTGATCCGGCGGGCGGGACTTGGAGCGGTACTGGGGTCACTGGTGATCAGTTCGATCCGGCAACGGGCACACAGACCATTGTCTATACCGTGACGGAAGGGATCTGCACCACCATTGGGAGCGTGAGCATTGAAGTAGAGGAGCCCACCATCTGGTACGCGGATCAGGATGGGGACGGCCTGGGTGATCCGGCGGTGCAAGTCTTGGCCTGCGAACAGCCCGACGGCTATGTGCCCAATGATCTGGACCCCTGCCCGTTCCTGCCTTTCATGAGTCCCGGTGACGCCTGTGATGATGGAGATCCCTCCACAGGGAACGATACGGTGGATGTGAACTGTGCATGCGTTGGAGTGATGATCGACTGCAATGGTGAGGCAGGCGGCACAGCCTTCCTCGACAACTGCGGTGATTGCGTCGGTGGAAACACCGGCGACGTGGCCTGCGAAGCTGACTGCAACGGCGACTTCGGTGGCACTGCATTCCTCGACAACTGCGGGGTTTGCGTGGGTGGCAACACAGGTGAGTTGCCCTGTGTGGCCGACTGCAACGGCGACTTCGGTGGCACTGCCTTCCTCGACAACTGCGGGGTTTGCGTGGGTGGCAACACTGGTGAGTTGCCCTGTGTGGCCGACTGCAACGGCGACTTCGGTGGCACTGCCTTCCTCGACAACTGCGGTGACTGCGTTGGGGGCAACACTGGGGAGTTGCCCTGTGTGGCCGACTGCAACGGCGACTTCGGTGGCACTGCCTTCCTCGACAACTGCGGTGACTGCGTTGGGGGCAACACTGGGGAGTTGCCCTGCGTGGCCGACTGCAACGGCGACTTCGGCGGCACAGCCTTCATCGACAACTGCGGTGATTGCGTGGGTGGCGACACGGGACTTGCGCCCTGCGCGGATGATTGTCTGGGTGAGCCCGGAGGCGACGCAGAGGTCGATGCCTGCGGGGTGTGCTATGTAGGTGGCGCTACCAATCCCTCTTGGAACTCCACCTGTGCGGACTGTGTTGGCGTTCCATATGGCCCAGCACAGATAGGTACTCCTTGTGACGATGACGATCCGAACACAGAGAATTCATACTGGACGGACGATTGCAACTGTGATATTGGAACTGGTCATGGCAGGCACGATAACCGTTGGAGTGGGGTGTCGATCTTCCCGAATCCATCACCGGGCTTTTTCATCATCCGATTCAATGATCTTCAATTGGATCAGATCGAGATGTCGGTGTACAACTCCATGGGTCAAATTGTCAAGGCACCATATCAGATCGTGGGTTCTTCCGAAGGACTGCTTAACCTGGAGGGTGTACCCTCTGGGTTGTATTACTTGCGTTTGCTCCACGCAAAGGGCGTCAGGACATACGAGATAGTGATTCAGAGGTGA